A section of the Pseudomonas lini genome encodes:
- a CDS encoding alpha/beta fold hydrolase encodes MRARFLSTAVFLAAVLFNFPSLAASRCDVNVPTERVDLDQVSLAYQSIGRASDPALLLVMGLGGQLIHWPDEVVVALCQQGFRVIRYDNRDVGLSTWRQTPVDANLTFEVLRYKLGLPVSAPYTLTDMADDAFGLMDALHVEQFHVLGASMGGMIAQHMAAMAPQRVESLTLLMTSSGAEGLPAPSAALVQLLARRGAPNREVALEQQADLLAALGSPAVSDDRQALLQQAAQSYDRAFNPEGVKRQIMAILAERSRVALLNQLRVPTLVVHGTADPLLPVMHGVHLAAHIRGSQLKLIPGLAHRFQEAFKAPLLAAVLPYLQAHREDTSHWAQIDPVTAPNLL; translated from the coding sequence ATGCGTGCACGATTTTTATCCACAGCGGTCTTTCTGGCCGCTGTGTTGTTCAATTTCCCGTCTCTTGCGGCGTCTCGTTGCGATGTCAATGTTCCGACCGAACGGGTCGATCTGGATCAGGTGAGCCTGGCCTACCAGAGCATCGGCCGTGCGTCCGATCCGGCGTTGTTGCTGGTGATGGGCCTGGGCGGGCAGTTAATTCACTGGCCGGACGAGGTGGTGGTCGCGTTGTGTCAGCAGGGTTTTCGGGTGATTCGCTATGACAATCGCGATGTGGGCCTCTCGACTTGGCGGCAGACGCCTGTCGACGCCAACCTGACCTTCGAAGTGCTGCGTTACAAACTCGGTTTGCCGGTATCGGCGCCGTACACCCTGACCGACATGGCGGACGATGCCTTTGGGCTGATGGATGCCTTGCACGTCGAGCAATTCCACGTGCTGGGCGCCAGCATGGGCGGGATGATCGCCCAGCATATGGCGGCCATGGCACCGCAGCGGGTCGAGAGCCTGACGTTGCTGATGACCAGCTCGGGTGCCGAAGGTTTGCCGGCGCCGAGTGCGGCGCTGGTGCAGTTACTCGCGCGACGCGGCGCGCCGAATCGCGAAGTGGCGCTGGAGCAACAGGCTGATTTGCTGGCGGCATTGGGTAGCCCGGCGGTGAGCGATGACCGGCAGGCGTTGTTGCAGCAGGCGGCGCAATCCTATGACCGGGCATTCAACCCGGAGGGCGTGAAGCGTCAGATCATGGCGATCCTGGCTGAACGGAGCCGCGTGGCGCTGCTTAATCAATTGCGGGTGCCGACGCTGGTGGTTCACGGCACTGCCGATCCGTTGCTGCCGGTGATGCATGGCGTGCACTTGGCGGCGCACATTCGCGGCAGTCAGTTGAAGCTGATCCCGGGGCTGGCGCATCGTTTTCAAGAGGCGTTCAAGGCGCCGTTGTTGGCGGCGGTGTTGCCGTATTTGCAGGCCCACCGCGAAGACACCTCGCACTGGGCACAAATCGATCCAGTGACCGCCCCAAATCTCTTGTAA
- a CDS encoding dermonecrotic toxin domain-containing protein yields the protein MNESVLSTLPVSTALLKNNPDESLLLSASARWRDSSQGLQALFAAAPLRIHRPEPSLNERWNAYWDARAPGTQVSRRERAGQLYRSHFEACAQVAFARRTLTAEQLQPLLLILAPPASGLRLNDQPVQTEQLTLVLSDSGTLKLPAAWVISVGDQPPTAQWLYLPGRPVPIQIFNQRSDMEDWLSRQSLVPQGLPDDDLRFEYTAKAQPLTVGLTELLLHPQYANAVVFASPPDLEIPLPDPLLEDEQPLFDSLFADIPWPQRQASLNRQRDALEALLGDELDSDRQQPFKDALKALETAEQAADTAASALLYRSRTLDFSTINREFSALYQAHKDGLLAEAQLQLTLKHLDSDEFSLLKAVLDTPLAADRDAAITAASLTLSMTEPNGGVTSQALNGPFVITRDTPSPHSLLLYWPGLGGGLQRFANRTELEQQLFKIQEQDPILALDLNKIVTDPLSYSLDKQTTHFEEQAAHLRQAPQSADELEKLRKQTLATLQVPVPAARSLAFSHLLEQSRSAKLFSLLPNWLATLSASDRAELKGLVEAYLLAMHRSHAQLAIALPPRDDFTRQHLQARLRKDFSLNGHFAVQLDLPDSVTLQKQLSDGASPGTPQKLVAVPSTSRSKMSLETLAQLNIDNTPSMQLEPLSLRLGFMRLEVTAADETERRALASGITLPWLRKVLPELDLPQAYENLIRDAFMGSASETAFIKEHRRECLIEPWRLMLQLQGTCARLQKQINQNEWQVLNLAITADTAQAWNVAGKRIVILPAYLSAGGKDTPNEGPTTLSGVTFIEEQVSGMTLLYLPDSPDGQFLRRYDSLETARRALFNLCLRSEMVSYLAGRALQGNVRAHASRINQAVLKHFDAMIGVGLPWPKTTSLSAHLLDAHMGRLIEAHRGTSRSNDALYLERYALSGPRAFNYIKMALGMVPFVGAGIALYDAWNSANHAVAALLRGDVGDGLTEIESVLLSLIDAAMDILPGASVGARTAKGARSLTRIRQLSALGKNAGTLHAPSKRRARHAVQRFAGYEYEKPISLTGLEPATYGVYRNVYRHADGDFIVRQGRIFQIEGSSDSRNWRLCGTSQKTYKQPVGLDEAGNWDTWFGVYGVTFEGGGLGGGGVLGHLADGLDPLWPAVIRERLPRWWTDQTLRRHQALTEAADAMAPLIDAQITRTTALMETYNTSPEHLRPALIQALEAACIKDMELGIKHYQTLADLIPMTRGNKMRVLKEIQSNDALLLADRAKQRVVLASQRALSLTDRIDDLLDQLDLLPAEALGERLRILEDVRKLRLENMLEFDAIDAHMRDLNLWYPRITDKPTKTVLSRAFVDLNAKLTEANQLYLKTSHLLEIVKRYDSARDVSWFYLQVRAQTLRTKVDRALFTQHSLPEVSATRAQRNRILQECLDLYGEFRRNMNAWTASYPQHFHLEAVGPLLEGIEKMAERARKAIDQPAPASPAGQHRKKVFTTEDDQLLIGEERWEPTTQKRQYTLTGQRGFEEVWEQGTNGKFRLLNPQEQAAHPAHRDLGALTADARSRLAAQAAYKTRVEAYARQDMLPVDLEHMMLSEAAELGRRALTIEELQPGHALVQQLRDKATELSTTAQVLRIEYSMNSRNPTDGMLDYLMKQNSAQKKIVDIHKRKPMEMLGKRADGRTDYLQEYEVRDLTQTPPKVMWYAHFHYSKAAPAFGEFEKAHLKLPEYRFLTHANNANLPYADIGKKSAALEHFDQA from the coding sequence ATGAATGAAAGTGTGTTAAGCACCCTGCCCGTTTCCACTGCGCTCCTGAAAAACAACCCGGATGAAAGCCTGTTGTTGAGCGCATCAGCACGCTGGCGCGACAGCAGCCAGGGTTTGCAGGCATTGTTTGCCGCCGCCCCATTGAGAATTCACCGCCCTGAACCTTCGCTCAACGAACGCTGGAACGCCTATTGGGACGCCCGGGCGCCCGGTACGCAAGTGTCGCGGCGCGAGCGGGCGGGTCAGTTGTACCGCAGTCATTTCGAGGCCTGCGCTCAGGTGGCATTCGCTCGCCGCACCCTGACGGCTGAACAGTTGCAGCCGCTGTTATTGATCCTGGCCCCTCCCGCCTCGGGCCTGCGCCTGAACGATCAGCCCGTCCAGACCGAGCAGTTGACCCTGGTGTTGAGCGACAGCGGCACCCTGAAACTGCCCGCCGCCTGGGTCATCAGCGTGGGCGATCAGCCACCCACCGCGCAGTGGCTGTACCTGCCTGGCCGGCCTGTTCCCATTCAGATCTTCAATCAACGCAGTGACATGGAAGACTGGTTGTCCCGACAATCCCTCGTCCCGCAGGGCCTGCCCGACGATGACTTACGCTTTGAATACACTGCGAAAGCTCAGCCGCTCACGGTCGGTCTCACAGAGCTGCTTTTACACCCGCAGTACGCGAACGCCGTCGTTTTTGCCTCGCCTCCAGACCTTGAAATCCCCCTGCCAGACCCTCTGCTTGAAGATGAACAACCGCTGTTCGACAGCCTGTTCGCCGACATTCCCTGGCCCCAGCGTCAGGCCTCACTGAACCGGCAGCGCGATGCGCTCGAAGCGCTATTGGGCGATGAGCTCGACAGCGACCGTCAACAACCATTCAAGGATGCACTCAAGGCGCTGGAGACGGCTGAACAAGCCGCCGATACGGCCGCCTCCGCCCTGCTTTACAGGTCGCGCACCCTCGACTTTTCAACCATCAACCGCGAATTCAGCGCGCTCTATCAGGCGCACAAGGATGGCCTGCTCGCCGAGGCCCAGCTTCAGTTGACGCTCAAACATCTGGACAGTGATGAGTTCAGCCTGCTCAAGGCTGTGCTGGATACACCGCTCGCGGCTGATCGCGATGCGGCCATCACCGCCGCCAGCCTGACGCTGTCGATGACTGAGCCCAACGGCGGCGTTACCAGCCAGGCGCTCAACGGTCCCTTCGTCATCACCCGAGATACGCCATCGCCGCACAGCCTTTTGCTGTACTGGCCAGGTTTAGGCGGCGGTTTGCAACGGTTCGCCAACCGCACGGAACTGGAACAACAGCTGTTCAAGATCCAGGAGCAAGACCCGATTCTGGCCTTGGATCTGAACAAAATTGTCACCGACCCGCTGAGCTACAGCCTCGATAAACAGACCACCCACTTCGAAGAACAAGCAGCGCATCTACGCCAGGCGCCACAGAGTGCAGACGAACTGGAAAAGCTGCGCAAACAAACGCTGGCGACCCTGCAAGTCCCGGTGCCAGCCGCCAGAAGCCTGGCCTTCTCACACCTGCTGGAACAAAGCCGTAGCGCGAAGCTCTTCTCCCTGTTGCCCAATTGGCTGGCCACCTTATCGGCGTCTGACCGTGCCGAGCTCAAGGGTTTGGTTGAGGCTTACCTCCTGGCCATGCACCGCAGCCATGCACAGCTGGCAATCGCCCTGCCACCGCGTGATGATTTCACCCGCCAGCATTTACAGGCCCGTCTGCGCAAAGACTTCTCGCTCAACGGGCATTTTGCCGTGCAGCTTGATCTACCCGATTCGGTGACGCTGCAAAAACAACTGTCCGATGGCGCCTCCCCGGGAACCCCGCAGAAACTCGTCGCAGTGCCCAGTACAAGCCGCAGCAAAATGTCACTCGAAACACTCGCCCAACTCAATATCGACAACACGCCCTCGATGCAGCTGGAACCCCTTTCTCTGCGACTGGGTTTTATGCGGCTTGAGGTCACGGCGGCGGATGAAACCGAACGACGGGCGTTGGCCAGTGGCATCACCCTGCCCTGGCTGCGCAAAGTGCTGCCTGAACTGGATCTGCCCCAAGCCTACGAAAACCTGATTCGCGACGCCTTCATGGGCTCGGCCAGCGAGACCGCGTTCATCAAAGAACACCGGCGTGAATGCCTGATCGAGCCCTGGCGCCTGATGCTCCAGTTGCAGGGGACCTGTGCGCGCCTGCAAAAACAGATCAATCAAAACGAATGGCAGGTATTGAACCTCGCCATTACGGCCGATACCGCGCAAGCCTGGAACGTTGCGGGCAAGCGCATCGTGATCTTGCCGGCGTACTTGAGCGCCGGTGGCAAGGACACGCCAAACGAAGGGCCCACCACGTTGTCAGGGGTGACCTTCATTGAAGAGCAAGTCAGCGGGATGACCCTGCTTTATTTGCCCGACAGCCCCGACGGTCAGTTCCTGCGCCGCTACGACAGTCTTGAGACGGCTCGCAGGGCCTTGTTCAATCTGTGCCTGCGCAGCGAGATGGTCAGCTACCTGGCAGGACGTGCCTTGCAAGGCAACGTGCGAGCCCATGCAAGTCGCATCAACCAGGCCGTGCTCAAGCATTTCGACGCGATGATCGGGGTCGGCTTGCCCTGGCCGAAAACAACATCGCTGTCGGCCCATCTGCTCGATGCGCACATGGGACGCCTGATCGAAGCGCATCGCGGCACCTCGCGTTCCAACGATGCCTTGTACCTGGAACGCTACGCGCTCAGCGGGCCGAGGGCGTTCAATTACATAAAAATGGCCTTGGGCATGGTGCCCTTTGTCGGCGCGGGCATCGCCCTCTACGATGCCTGGAACAGTGCCAACCATGCGGTCGCGGCCCTGTTGCGCGGTGACGTCGGCGATGGCCTGACGGAGATTGAATCAGTGCTGTTGTCACTGATCGATGCTGCCATGGACATTCTTCCGGGCGCTTCCGTCGGTGCCAGGACAGCGAAGGGCGCTCGCTCTCTGACGCGTATTCGTCAACTCAGCGCATTGGGTAAAAACGCCGGGACGTTGCACGCGCCGTCGAAACGCCGGGCCCGGCACGCTGTCCAGCGTTTCGCCGGGTACGAGTACGAAAAGCCGATCTCCCTGACCGGCCTGGAGCCGGCGACCTATGGGGTTTATCGCAATGTCTACCGGCATGCCGACGGTGACTTTATCGTCCGCCAGGGCCGTATTTTCCAGATTGAAGGCAGCAGCGACTCACGCAACTGGCGTCTTTGCGGCACTTCACAAAAAACCTACAAGCAACCAGTCGGCCTCGATGAGGCCGGTAACTGGGATACTTGGTTCGGTGTCTATGGGGTGACGTTCGAGGGCGGAGGGCTGGGTGGCGGCGGCGTGCTCGGACACTTGGCGGATGGCCTTGACCCGCTCTGGCCCGCCGTCATTCGCGAACGTCTACCGCGTTGGTGGACCGACCAGACCTTGCGCCGCCATCAAGCGCTGACCGAAGCCGCCGATGCCATGGCCCCGCTCATTGATGCCCAGATCACGCGCACCACCGCCCTGATGGAAACGTACAACACCAGCCCCGAACACCTTCGCCCGGCGCTGATCCAGGCACTTGAAGCAGCGTGCATCAAGGACATGGAACTGGGCATCAAGCATTACCAGACCCTGGCTGATCTGATTCCCATGACGCGCGGCAACAAAATGCGCGTGCTCAAGGAAATACAAAGTAATGACGCCTTGTTACTGGCCGATCGGGCCAAACAACGGGTGGTCCTCGCCAGTCAACGGGCACTGTCCCTGACGGACAGGATCGACGATCTACTGGACCAACTGGACTTGCTGCCGGCCGAGGCACTGGGCGAGCGCTTGCGTATTCTGGAGGACGTCAGGAAGCTGCGCCTGGAGAATATGCTCGAGTTCGACGCGATCGATGCCCACATGCGCGACCTCAACCTGTGGTACCCGCGCATTACCGACAAACCGACCAAAACAGTCTTGAGCCGCGCCTTCGTGGACTTGAACGCGAAGCTCACTGAGGCCAATCAGCTGTACTTGAAAACGAGCCACTTGCTGGAAATCGTCAAACGCTACGACAGCGCCCGCGATGTTTCCTGGTTCTACCTGCAAGTACGGGCACAGACGTTGCGAACCAAAGTCGATCGCGCCCTGTTCACTCAACACAGCCTCCCGGAGGTGAGCGCCACCCGAGCCCAGCGCAATCGGATATTGCAGGAGTGCCTCGATCTTTACGGGGAGTTTCGCCGCAATATGAATGCCTGGACCGCCAGCTATCCACAGCACTTCCATCTGGAGGCTGTGGGGCCGCTGCTGGAGGGTATCGAGAAAATGGCCGAACGGGCACGCAAGGCCATCGATCAGCCCGCGCCCGCGTCCCCTGCCGGGCAACACCGTAAAAAAGTGTTCACCACCGAAGATGATCAATTGCTGATCGGCGAGGAGCGCTGGGAACCGACGACGCAAAAGCGCCAATACACCCTGACAGGACAGCGCGGTTTCGAGGAGGTTTGGGAGCAAGGAACAAACGGCAAGTTTCGCCTGCTCAATCCTCAGGAACAGGCTGCTCACCCTGCACACCGGGACCTTGGAGCGTTAACAGCCGATGCCCGCAGCCGACTCGCGGCTCAAGCGGCATACAAGACCCGCGTCGAGGCCTACGCCCGGCAGGACATGCTGCCCGTTGATCTGGAACACATGATGCTCAGCGAGGCCGCCGAACTCGGCCGGCGTG